Genomic window (Kogia breviceps isolate mKogBre1 chromosome 15, mKogBre1 haplotype 1, whole genome shotgun sequence):
GCACCATTAATTAGCTGGACTTGGCagcaccatttaaaaataagcctGCTTACTATCAACCACACAAACTAAGAATATAAAATAGGAGCAAGTAACGGATGGCAGCCATGGTCATGGAAAATGGTCAATGAAACAGAAAGGTAGTCAGGcaccagaaaataaaaagttgttgGGCCAAAGATTAAACAAGCTTCTTGATACTAGAGAACACATCCACTCCTACTTTTAGCTGCTTTATATAGGGTGCCACTGTACCATATGCGTCAGCCACCTTTCAGGCAACCCATGGTGAAAAGACTCAGAATAGAAGCCAAGCAGTGGAGTGTTGTTACCCCGAATACCCACTATGCATAGAACAGCTCACATATCCCAGGGATTCAACAGGGGCTTCAAATTAGTTGTGACGGGTCCCAAATGAcatctaggcctcagtttcctccctgtGGCAAAGGAATTGTGGTTCTTAACTCTTCTGGGTCACAGCACCCTCTGAAAACTTGCTGGCGATAGATCCTCATTCCCCTAAAATGCATATTCCCACTAATTTTTGCACACAATTTCAGGGAATTTGGGAATATCCAACTCCAATCCAAGGTTCCCAGGTTCAAAATCCAAGGATTGGACAATTGCTAAATTTTcttacaactcaaaaaaaaaaagcgccaaCCATTACGAACAATAATCATCCCTTACATTCACCGAcgctttatagtttacaaagcgCTTTCAATCCCACAAACGTtgatagaggaggaaactgaggcgcagacAAATTaccaagtgacttgcctaaggtcactcGGCCGGCTGGTAGCTAGGCCCGGAAGCAAACCCAGCTCTTCCGACTCCGGAGCTTGTCTCTCCACCCCGGAGCTGCCGCCAGAGCTCCCGCCCCTCACTAAGGCGGCATAAGGAGAAAAAGGCAAAGTAGGAAGCCCACCACCAACCATCCCCCGGCCCCCTCCTGCCCGCCCAACTGGGTCCTTGCAGGCCCCGAAGGGTGGCGCCAGGCCTCCAGGCCGGCCCCGGCCGCCCCAGCTTCCCCGGCCGCGCCAAATCCCGCCGCCTCCCCGGGAGCGGGGCGGAGCAGTTGCCCGCCGCCACCGACCACCCGGACAACTCCTCGTCGAATCGCAAACGCATAGGCCGCCGCCCGAGTTCTGCGTACGAGAAGAAAGACGCGGCGCGAGCGCCAACGGCCACCGGGCGCGCGCCGCGGCGGCCGGGCCTGCGCCCCAAGAGCTGGATGCCAGAGCAGGAGAAAGAGCCGCCAACCGATCGCTCGATCGACCGCGCGCCCGCTCCTTCGCCCTACCAGaccggggagggggggagggcgCGCCAGGGCTTCTTCGAGTTAGGGGCCTGACTCCCCGGCGACGAGACAAGATGGCTCCTCCGGTCCGCGCCGCAGCTGCCGTCCCGGCTGCGTCGCTCGGCCCGCCCCCGGTACTGTTTCTTTAAATGGCGGAGAGGGTCAAGAAAGCAGGAAGAGAGGCGCGCGCACTCACGTGACAGGGGAGTGCCCGGCTAACAAAATCCGGTCACGTGGAGACACGCTACCCACCAATCAGGAGGCTTCACATCAGggcgggggcgggaggaggggcgGCTCTGTGATTGGCCGAGTGCGCCGCGGAGGCCTCAGGGGCTTGGGGCGTCGGGGAGTGCGCGAGGCGGCCCGGGTTGTGTGCAGTGGCGGAGACAAAGCGGTGGCTGAGGTGGCAGTGGCGGCAGCGGCAGTGGCGGCGGAGCAGACCTAAACGCCGAAG
Coding sequences:
- the TUG1 gene encoding taurine up-regulated 1, with the translated sequence MCCRRLRLRRCRLRRESSRPRAALVEMEEALARPPPLPGLVGRRSGRAVDRAIGWRLFLLLWHPALGAQARPPRRAPGGRWRSRRVFLLVRRTRAAAYAFAIRRGVVRVVGGGGQLLRPAPGEAAGFGAAGEAGAAGAGLEAWRHPSGPARTQLGGQEGAGGWLVVGFLLCLFLLMPP